In one Amia ocellicauda isolate fAmiCal2 chromosome 2, fAmiCal2.hap1, whole genome shotgun sequence genomic region, the following are encoded:
- the LOC136771656 gene encoding uncharacterized protein LOC136771656, whose protein sequence is MLIATSGEPQKLHSVLHNQIEQTGIISPCFDYNHDTNKYKKRTIKVKIGSIICIDVSRVVWSFASPEQCNCAESREIAGNGNKADRRVLQSPGALVRRLEALSMSSTAGRRAQLFPPGLHSNESQELQSSSCFSNLSTSCPGTPQHHQLGKMNGKASSVEVYVLSGRYYTSQHLRGDGSYVMPDAKTPSGIGPWLRDKGEEVRPRSTGRISTNGWSDCSRFEGLKNDKVPHAVLINESSSTNLYFTSEDSDLSDGEKGGTTTTPRWSGPVELQLRPEAFEGEVDSASYESEILDFAYPEFLPEPLRSLDLTEALLLLDCEEKSSLQHGALGPIVNRLIQMEKMQQATVRKERPRAGRSRPCTAAGSVRSALRLGRTSSAGSPTCLTTGSETALSHTCSELLHSRCQPPSTDCQQPHGSGAKRRSSIKRPKTACESTKNCRKKAQSKPRSAHLSQPGSSSAALCRNQMCSTKKPLRAGPGLQSSACPLRASRKFRRPKSSKRDCAHSPSTTKAMRLQRQNMALPQKHIDKYSSK, encoded by the exons atGCTCATCGCTACGTCAGGTGAACCACAAAAGTTACATTCAGTTTTGCATAATCAAATAGAGCAAACCGGGATAATCTCCCCTTGTTTTGATTATAATCATGATACTAATAAATATAAGAAACGTACAATTAAAGTTAAGATTGGAAGCATAATCTGCATTGATGTTTCGAGAGTTGTCTGGAGTTTTGCTTCACCAGAGCAGTGTAACTGTGCGGAGAGCAGAGAAATCGCCGGCAATGGAAATAAAGCCGATCGGCGTGTTTTGCAGAGCCCGGGCGCGCTGGTCCGCCGGCTGGAGGCGCTGAGCATGAGCAGCACAGCGGGCAGGCGAGCCCAG CTCTTTCCACCTGGACTCCATTCAAATGAAAGTCAGGAGCTTCAGTCAAGCAGCTGCTTCAGCAACCTGTCCACTTCGTG TCCTGGTACTCCTCAACATCACCAGCTGGGTAAGATGAACGGCAAGGCCTCCTCAGTTGAGGTCTACGTGCTCTCTGGACGGTATTATAcatctcagcatctcaggggaGATGGCAGCTATGTCATGCCTGACGCAAAGACACCTTCAGGAATAGGCCCTTGGCTGAGAGATAAAGGAGAGGAAGTTAGACCTAGAAGTACGGGCAGAATCTCTACCAATGGCTGGTCAGATTGCAGTAGGTTTGAAGGACTGAAGAATGATAAGGTGCCCCATGCCGTATTAATCAACGAGAGCAGCAGTACCAATCTGTACTTCACCTCAGAAGACAGTGACCTATCGGACGGTGAGAAAGGGGGCACTACCACCACCCCCAGGTGGAGCGGGCCAGTCGAACTCCAGCTGAGACCAGAAGCGTTTGAAGGAGAGGTTGACTCGGCGAGCTACGAGTCAGAAATCTTGGATTTTGCTTATCCCGAGTTTCTCCCTGAACCCCTCCGCTCTCTGGACCTGACGGAAGCCTTGCTCCTGTTGGATTGTGAAGAGAAGTCGTCCCTGCAGCACGGTGCCCTGGGCCCCATTGTCAACCGCCTGATTCAAATGGAGAAAATGCAACAGGCGACTGTACGGAAGGAGAGACCCAGAGCAGGCCGTTCTCGCCCATGCACTGCTGCTGGCTCCGTGAGAAGTGCCCTCAGACTCGGGAGGACAAGCTCTGCAGGCAGCCCTACCTGCTTAACTACTGGCTCAGAAACTGCCCTGTCACACACCTGCTCTGAGCTTCTCCATTCACGCTGCCAACCCCCTTCCACAGACTGTCAACAACCCCATGGCTCAGGGGCTAAAAGGAGAAGCTCTATAAAGCGACCAAAGACTGCATGTGAATCGACAAAAAACTGCAGAAAAAAGGCCCAGTCTAAGCCCAGATCCGCTCATTTGAGTCAGCCAGGCTCCAGCTCTGCCGCACTGTGCAGGAATCAGATGTGTAGCACAAAGAAACCCCTCAGGGCCGGACCTGGACTCCAGTCCTCGGCCTGCCCACTGCGGGCCTCCAGGAAGTTCAGGAGGCCAAAATCCTCAAAGAGAGACTGTGCACACAGTCCCAGCACAACTAAGGCCATGCGTTTGCAGAGGCAGAACATGGCACTTCCACAAAAACATATTGACAAATACTCTAGTAAGTAA